CTCGACAGTCGCCTGTTTGGTTTCCTCTGGCAGCGCATATTCGATCCTGCAGCCAGCATGGCCAACTGACGGGCCCCGTTAAGCTCGTCTCTCGGGCTCCGGCCAGACGACAATATCGATCGGGTCAGGCAATCCTGCAACCGGCACGCCTATGCGGTGATCGGTTCGGGATCCCGGTGTGAAACCATCTTCGACTGCTCGCTCGAAACAGGTTTTGGACGTGACAAGGCATGATTGTTGCGCCTTGTTGGCATCTTCCAATTTGGCAGTCCGGTTGACCGCATCGCCAATCACCGTGAATTCAAGGCGATCATGCACCCCAATAACGCCAACCATCACGCGACCAAAATCCACTGCGACACCTATCCTGAAGGGCTCCGGCCACCCCAGTTCTGTAAAGGCATGGGACTTTTCAGCCATGGTCAGGATGATTGATTCTGCGGCCTCCAAAGCTCGGGCTGCGGGATTCTCGATGACAGTGACCGCGCCAAAAGTGGCCAATATGCCGTCGCCCAGAAATTTGTCGACCGAACCACCCGCCTTCTCGATCAACGGGACGACTATGGATTGATAGTCTGCAAGGATCTGGATGGTTAGTTCGGGCGCCAGATCTGCGGAAATTCGGGTGAAGCCCCGTACGTCAACCAGCATGATCGCCGCATCGCGTAACTCCCCCTCACCGGCCTGCATCACCTCGTCAGAATCGGTAATTGAACGTGCAACATCATCGGAGAAGAAGCGCTGTAATTGTTGCGTTGCTGTCTGTTCCTTGACCGCCGTAAAAAGCAGACTGCGACCTCTTAGCAACATCAATGTCAAAATGATGGTCACGGCGATGATGACAAATATCTTGTCCAGTTCTGCTCCAATCAGAATCGAGTCACTGGTGATGTAGGTGACATAGTTCCTCGTGATCAGCATACCGTCCATGTCGGAAAAAAGCGCATAGCCCAGCATTCCTATCCAACCGACAACCGCGACAGCACCCGTGAAAAGCACATAGCGGGCGTCGAACCGCAAGGACCGCAGAGCGATGAAGAGGAATAAATATAGGAAGGTCGGCGATTTCAGATAAAATGAAGGATGCTGGAGATACTGGATATGGTAGCTGAAAATGATCCCCAGCAACATCGAAACATCAATCAAAATCGACAGAATGATCAGCCAGTTGGGTAGCAATTGGCGGTGGGCCAGAAAGAGCTTGGCGAGGGTGAACAGCAGATAGCCGACCAGGGCCATGGGCACGAAATTATGCCCCAGATTGCCGCCTTCCGCCCGTGGTGCGATGAGATAGAGTGTGCCGAACAGGCAGATAACCAACAACTGAACCCAGCCGATCAGGATTTCGGCGGCTTCTTCTTGTGTCTGGATTTCTCTAAGCACACGCCGGGGGACATGCTCATCGGGCCGATTGTGGCCCATATTGATGATTGTCCGGAAGATCTTTGGCAAAGTCATGATGTTGGCAATCAAAATTGATATGGGCGCTGCGACACAATCTGCATAGCGTGTTTAATCCGGCGTTTGATTGTCTGGCAAATTGGCTGGCAACTCAATCACCATGCCTTGCCGACCGACGGTGACTCTATTTGACGAGGCGTTGACATGGGCCTGTATCTGATCGAGTGCTTCATCCGTTCGGTAAGGTGCGTGATGAAACAGAATGGATTGCTTGACCGATGTCTCTTTCGCCAGTTGCAGACACACATCATCGGTGGAGTGACCCCAGCCAACATATTTGGGATAGTCCTCTGCTGTATACATCGCATCAAAAACCATCAGGTCGGCACCACTGACAAAGGCTTTGATATCTTCACCAAGACCACCTGCTTCATGCTCAAAATCGGTGACGATGGCGATGACACGCCCTTTCCATTCGATCCGATAACCACAGGCCCCACCTGGATGGTTCAGCCGGATTGTTTGGATTTTGGCACCGTTATCGAGTTCCATGGTCTCGCCGATGGTGAATTCACTGAAGGTGGTGCATGTCAGAAGTGTGGTGGTCACCGGAAAAAGCGGCGGTTCCATCAGTTTTGACAAGGAATCATGCAAGGTCACGCCATTGTCGAGGATCGGACCATGGGCCCTCACCTTCACATTGGGATTGTAGGCCGAGCAAAAGAAAGGCATGCCGCACAGATGATCAAAATGATAATGCGTGACAAACAGATCCAGTTGCTCTGTGCCGCGGGCGATGAGATCAAGCCCGAGATGCCGGATGCCAGAGCCGCCATCAATCACGATGACATCATCGCCGCAGGAAATCTCAATGCAGGCTGTGTCGCCGCCATAGCGGCTCGTTTCCGGTGTGCAACAGGGTATTGACCCTCTAACGCCCCAAAACCGTACCTTTACCACTTCACTCAATGTTGTCTCCTGTTACGGCTTTGGTGCCATGCGCCGGTTCACGACTTCAGCAAGGTCAGTTCCTTGTTCATCCGGTCCAGGCGCTGACCCAATTCCCGCATCACTTCCAATGAAACATCTGGAAATTCTCGCAACAGTTTAAGGAAGTTGTCTTTAGAAATTGCCAATGCTTCCAGATCCGTCGCCGCTACAATGGTTGCTGTGCGGGGTACATCGCAAAGAATAGCGATTTCACCCACAATGTCATTGACGGTGAAATCGGCAACCTTGACCGGACCATCGGGCGTATCAACCAGAACATCGGCTGTGCCATCCAGTATGATGTAAGCGGCATCGCCTGTTTCACCCTGATCACACAGATGCTCTCCTTGAGTGAAAAACAATCGATCACTGATGAAGGCCAACAGCTTGAGCTTGGCCGCTTCGATGCCCTTAAAGAGGGGCACTTTCTTGAGCGTTTCGACCTCAGTATTCAAGCCCATGAGTGTTTCCTCCGGTGATGAAGGCAGGTGTCCTGTTGTTGTTGTCGGTCGCGGATCACTGGCATCAGACAGTCTCCAGAATGTCTTGTGGTGCGCCGGACTGGACGATCCGGCCTGATTGCATGATGTGGAGTTTATCACAATTGGGTGCCAAGTCGGGACGATTGACGCCCCAGATGACGGTCTTATTGGCCATCGCTTGTTCCACCAAAGCGTGGGTTACCTGATCTTCGGATGTGCCTTGCAGCAAATCGTCAGCGATGAGGATTGTTGGTTGTTTGAGCAAGGCACGAACCAGTGCAATTTTGCGTCTTTGCCCGACGGATAGAACGCTGCCCATCACGCCGACATCGAAGTCGAGCCCCGCCTGCATGATATAGGCCGTGAGGCCCACCTCTTCGCTGATGTCAGAGACCAGCCTTGCGACGGCCTCCTGGCTGCCCCGGCGATCCGCACGAGGCAGGCCGAAGACCAAATTTTCCGAAATGGAGAAATAGGGATGGACTGCATCGCGATCAAAAAAGGCGAAATCCTTGCGATCCTCTTCAGACAGGCTTCGCCGAAAGGCTTCTCGAAGGGAGACGATTTGTGCGGCGCGTTCGTCTGACAGCACTCCCAAACGGTGGCGAGCGGGACTGAGGCGAAAGGCCAGCGCGATGAAACGGCGGGTCTCCCAGCGTTCAAGCGCTTCTGCTCCCTGACTGTGTGCCTTTGCAACAAGATTGCGATATTCAACCAACTCTGTCGCAGTCATCAGGTCGAGGGACTCGAGGATAGCGCTGTCTCCGTCTATGTCAGAGAAGAGTTCGATAATCGCATCGGCCACGGCTATGCCGATTTCGACAAACAGCTTGCGGCAACCGCTTTGGTTGAGGAAGGCCCGCACATGGTCATTTTCCGACAGCATGCCGACCTCGGTATGACGATCGGCGGAGGTGGCAAAAAGCAGATTTTCAGCGAGCGTTGCAGTGGGGTTGAACGCATCCCTGATCCAGAAGGCGATTTTGGAGGACAGGTTGCGGTTTGCCTGAACATCATCGAACAACTTGTTACGCGCCATCAGAATGGCATTCTGGGTCTTTTCATCCAGATTTTCAGGAAAGCGAGAGCGCAGTCCCATCTGGTAAATGTCATCTCCAAGTCCCACATGATTCAACAATTCGACAGCGCGGGTGTCGAGTTCTTCGGGTGTCGCAACGCCTGCCGCTTGATAATTTTCCCAAATGGCTTCAATAACATAGGGTGTATTGCCGGTCAGTTCGGCTTCCCGCATGCGATCGGCCAGATCATCAAGCGCTTCGGGGGTGGAAATTGGCCGGTTGCGAATGCTGTAACGCAGATTGGATCGAATGGTGCCAGAAAAGATCTGCGGCGATGGGCCGATATAGGCAACCTTCTGTCCGATGACGCTTTCCGGCATTTCTTCAAGATTCTTGCCTCCTACCGTCAGGCGACCCGATTTGGGCGACAGCAAACCTGCTAGCATGGCGGCCAGTTCGGTGCGGCCACTCCCATCTCCTCCCACCAAGGCAACCGTCTCGCCGGGGTCTATCGACAAGGTGATGGCGGACAGCTCCTGCCCGGCAGAATCTCCCACATAGGTGACATGATCGAGTTTCATTTGACCTGC
Above is a genomic segment from Cohaesibacter intestini containing:
- a CDS encoding MBL fold metallo-hydrolase; translated protein: MVKVRFWGVRGSIPCCTPETSRYGGDTACIEISCGDDVIVIDGGSGIRHLGLDLIARGTEQLDLFVTHYHFDHLCGMPFFCSAYNPNVKVRAHGPILDNGVTLHDSLSKLMEPPLFPVTTTLLTCTTFSEFTIGETMELDNGAKIQTIRLNHPGGACGYRIEWKGRVIAIVTDFEHEAGGLGEDIKAFVSGADLMVFDAMYTAEDYPKYVGWGHSTDDVCLQLAKETSVKQSILFHHAPYRTDEALDQIQAHVNASSNRVTVGRQGMVIELPANLPDNQTPD
- a CDS encoding ABC transporter ATP-binding protein/permease, translated to MEKSLFQFVWRYSRTQQIILFLITLLSFPILYYTLELPKLIVNDAISGKNFPRSLLGAEWGQIDYLLLLCFSFLGLVVINNAVKYVLNVYRGLVGERMLRRLRYDLYKRVLLFRLPRFRKMSSGEIIPMITSEVEPLGGFIGDAVALPAFQGGQLLVYLVFIFVQDPLLGVAAITFYPVQGYIIPKLQKRVNMLNKERVRNVRRISDRIGESVQGITEIHANDTAQWHLAELTDRLHANFTIRFAVFRRKFMIKFINNFINQLTPFFFYSIGGYLVIKGDVSFGALVAVLAAYKDLAGPWKELLGYYQNQADVRIKYEAIVENFDIPDLYPDTRISTEPTEDLLSAMAGQMKLDHVTYVGDSAGQELSAITLSIDPGETVALVGGDGSGRTELAAMLAGLLSPKSGRLTVGGKNLEEMPESVIGQKVAYIGPSPQIFSGTIRSNLRYSIRNRPISTPEALDDLADRMREAELTGNTPYVIEAIWENYQAAGVATPEELDTRAVELLNHVGLGDDIYQMGLRSRFPENLDEKTQNAILMARNKLFDDVQANRNLSSKIAFWIRDAFNPTATLAENLLFATSADRHTEVGMLSENDHVRAFLNQSGCRKLFVEIGIAVADAIIELFSDIDGDSAILESLDLMTATELVEYRNLVAKAHSQGAEALERWETRRFIALAFRLSPARHRLGVLSDERAAQIVSLREAFRRSLSEEDRKDFAFFDRDAVHPYFSISENLVFGLPRADRRGSQEAVARLVSDISEEVGLTAYIMQAGLDFDVGVMGSVLSVGQRRKIALVRALLKQPTILIADDLLQGTSEDQVTHALVEQAMANKTVIWGVNRPDLAPNCDKLHIMQSGRIVQSGAPQDILETV
- a CDS encoding adenylate/guanylate cyclase domain-containing protein, with translation MTLPKIFRTIINMGHNRPDEHVPRRVLREIQTQEEAAEILIGWVQLLVICLFGTLYLIAPRAEGGNLGHNFVPMALVGYLLFTLAKLFLAHRQLLPNWLIILSILIDVSMLLGIIFSYHIQYLQHPSFYLKSPTFLYLFLFIALRSLRFDARYVLFTGAVAVVGWIGMLGYALFSDMDGMLITRNYVTYITSDSILIGAELDKIFVIIAVTIILTLMLLRGRSLLFTAVKEQTATQQLQRFFSDDVARSITDSDEVMQAGEGELRDAAIMLVDVRGFTRISADLAPELTIQILADYQSIVVPLIEKAGGSVDKFLGDGILATFGAVTVIENPAARALEAAESIILTMAEKSHAFTELGWPEPFRIGVAVDFGRVMVGVIGVHDRLEFTVIGDAVNRTAKLEDANKAQQSCLVTSKTCFERAVEDGFTPGSRTDHRIGVPVAGLPDPIDIVVWPEPERRA
- a CDS encoding Crp/Fnr family transcriptional regulator, which encodes MGLNTEVETLKKVPLFKGIEAAKLKLLAFISDRLFFTQGEHLCDQGETGDAAYIILDGTADVLVDTPDGPVKVADFTVNDIVGEIAILCDVPRTATIVAATDLEALAISKDNFLKLLREFPDVSLEVMRELGQRLDRMNKELTLLKS